A DNA window from Malus domestica chromosome 12, GDT2T_hap1 contains the following coding sequences:
- the LOC103420080 gene encoding glucan endo-1,3-beta-glucosidase — MHFSNIYKTGKALMASILLLLVVVLMPALQITGAQSVGVCYGRNGNNLPAEGEVVDLYKSNGIGRMRIYEPNEATLQALRGSNIELTVTILNSELPALNDAAAATAWVQKNVQPYSADVRFKYIAVGNEIHHDSAEVGSLLPAIQNIHSAIVAANLQGQIKVSTAIDTTLVANPFPPSDGVYDAANQFIKPVIDFLVSSGAPLLVNVYPYFSYTDNLAYALFTSQGVVVPDGTRYPSLFDALLDAQYAALEKAGAPNMEIVVSESGWPSEGGDQATPQNAATFYQNLINHVTSTTGTPKRPGKAIETYLFAMFDENLKDGKPVEKHFGVFSPNKQPKYQLTFG; from the exons ATGCATTTTTCCAACATATATAAAACTGGAAAAGCACTCATGGCTTCCATATTGCTACTACTTGTTGTAGTCTTGATGCCAGCCCTGCAAATAACAG GTGCACAATCTGTTGGTGTTTGTTATGGACGAAACGGCAACAATTTACCAGCTGAAGGAGAAGTGGTTGACTTGTACAAAAGCAATGGCATCGGACGGATGAGGATCTATGAACCAAATGAAGCAACCTTGCAAGCCCTTAGAGGTTCCAACATAGAACTCACAGTCACCATCCTCAACAGCGAGCTTCCAGCCCTCAATGATGCTGCTGCTGCAACTGCCTGGGTCCAGAAGAACGTACAACCCTATTCAGCTGATGTTCGATTCAAATACATCGCTGTTGGAAACGAAATACACCACGATTCTGCAGAGGTCGGGTCTCTCCTGCCTGCCATCCAAAACATCCACAGTGCAATTGTAGCAGCCAATCTGCAAGGCCAAATCAAAGTCTCTACAGCAATTGACACAACTCTTGTGGCCAATCCCTTCCCTCCCTCTGATGGAGTATATGACGCTGCAAATCAATTCATAAAACCAGTCATCGACTTCCTCGTCAGCAGTGGAGCCCCACTCCTTGTGAATGTGTACCCTTACTTCAGCTACACTGATAACCTTGCCTATGCCTTGTTCACTTCGCAAGGGGTTGTAGTGCCGGATGGGACTCGATACCCTAGCCTCTTTGACGCTCTTCTGGACGCTCAGTACGCTGCTCTTGAAAAAGCTGGTGCACCAAATATGGAGATAGTCGTATCAGAGAGCGGTTGGCCTTCTGAAGGTGGTGATCAAGCAACCCCTCAGAACGCAGCCACATTCTACCAGAATTTGATCAACCATGTGACGAGTACTACTGGGACTCCAAAGAGGCCTGGTAAAGCTATAGAGACTTATCTTTTTGCAATGTTTGATGAAAATCTCAAGGACGGTAAACCAGTTGAGAAACACTTTGGTGTTTTCTCCCCTAACAAACAGCCCAAGTACCAACTCACATTTGGATAG